One genomic region from Spirosoma sp. KCTC 42546 encodes:
- a CDS encoding M6 family metalloprotease domain-containing protein, translating to MNKKTKPVVADMQSVSGVPALVNESCMLVPPSPEAQEKIKKELDKLQKLDSPFAANIAFRQTKAVGLDDGLIFPGTLFPLGTTASIASNAAADRAPLRGAVRVAVVLVNFSDRAITQPVSHYTNLFFSLGVVPTGSLREYYREVSNNAVDIQGQVIGPVTLSHPMSYYAHGASGRGNVLPNARTMAQEAAQLANPLINFGSYDNDGNGFVDAFIVIHAGRGAEETTALTDIWSHKWVLPSVYAADGKSIYAYLTVPEDCKLGVCAHELGHLLFGFPDLYDTDEINASEGIGNWCLMAGGSWNGGGNRPAHPSAWCKVQQGWVTVLNQTSNGLVSIPDVKSSFRVNRLWKTGGAGSEYFLVENRQKTGFDDHLPQGGLLIWHIDDAVADNTNEAHYKVALMQADGLRDLEKINGFNRGDAGDPYPGSSNNRSFTNSSTPNSNSYAGSSTCVAITSISDSAATMSAQFQVRCKVLIKEVKDKDVVKDKELAKERKELIKEKEFAKEQKDLILEKPQFDKPVKENFEKPGDGKLTEGKLAEQGGGFGLGTGTPDVLGRVSALENRMNALEPFISQSLRPDLINGAYRQETDQAAVDPELDADSKRTLDSKVPDTL from the coding sequence ATGAACAAGAAAACAAAACCTGTCGTAGCCGATATGCAATCGGTTTCAGGTGTACCGGCCCTCGTTAACGAGTCATGCATGCTCGTCCCTCCCTCGCCTGAAGCACAGGAAAAAATCAAGAAAGAACTGGATAAACTTCAAAAGCTAGACAGTCCGTTTGCGGCAAATATTGCGTTCAGACAAACGAAAGCGGTTGGTCTCGATGATGGGCTGATCTTTCCGGGCACGCTCTTTCCATTAGGTACAACTGCATCCATAGCCAGCAATGCCGCAGCAGACCGTGCTCCGTTACGGGGAGCGGTCCGTGTGGCTGTTGTGTTAGTCAACTTTTCGGATCGCGCAATTACGCAGCCAGTCAGTCATTATACCAATTTGTTCTTCTCGTTGGGTGTTGTGCCTACGGGTAGCCTACGTGAGTATTACCGCGAGGTGTCGAACAATGCCGTCGACATTCAGGGCCAGGTAATTGGCCCGGTTACGCTTTCACACCCAATGTCTTACTACGCACACGGTGCATCGGGCAGAGGGAACGTCTTGCCCAATGCCCGTACAATGGCGCAGGAGGCAGCTCAATTGGCAAATCCCCTCATTAATTTTGGCAGTTACGATAATGATGGCAACGGTTTCGTCGACGCGTTCATTGTCATTCACGCTGGGCGTGGAGCTGAAGAAACAACGGCACTTACGGATATATGGTCGCATAAATGGGTATTACCCAGTGTTTATGCTGCCGATGGCAAAAGTATCTACGCCTACCTGACCGTTCCGGAAGACTGTAAATTAGGGGTATGTGCCCACGAACTGGGGCATCTGCTGTTCGGCTTTCCAGACCTGTATGATACAGATGAAATAAACGCCAGCGAAGGTATTGGGAACTGGTGCCTCATGGCAGGTGGTAGCTGGAATGGAGGTGGTAACCGACCTGCCCATCCATCAGCCTGGTGCAAGGTTCAGCAGGGCTGGGTGACGGTGTTGAATCAGACCTCCAATGGCCTGGTCAGCATTCCCGACGTAAAGTCCAGCTTTCGGGTGAATCGGCTCTGGAAAACCGGGGGAGCAGGCAGTGAGTATTTTCTGGTTGAAAACCGCCAGAAAACCGGTTTTGATGATCATCTTCCCCAGGGTGGTTTGCTGATCTGGCATATCGATGATGCGGTTGCCGATAATACCAATGAAGCCCATTACAAAGTGGCGCTGATGCAGGCCGATGGTCTTCGTGATCTTGAGAAGATTAATGGATTTAACCGGGGCGACGCGGGTGATCCTTATCCTGGCTCGTCGAACAATCGCTCATTTACTAACTCCAGTACGCCGAACTCAAATTCGTATGCAGGCTCGAGTACCTGCGTTGCCATTACATCAATCAGCGATTCGGCGGCCACCATGTCGGCGCAGTTTCAGGTTCGTTGTAAAGTGCTTATAAAAGAAGTAAAGGATAAAGACGTAGTCAAGGATAAGGAGCTGGCCAAAGAACGAAAGGAGCTGATAAAAGAAAAGGAATTCGCCAAAGAGCAAAAAGATCTGATACTTGAGAAACCGCAATTCGATAAGCCAGTCAAGGAAAACTTTGAGAAGCCCGGCGATGGCAAATTGACCGAAGGGAAATTGGCAGAACAGGGAGGAGGCTTTGGTTTAGGAACTGGCACGCCCGACGTACTGGGGCGTGTATCGGCTCTCGAGAATCGAATGAATGCGCTGGAACCCTTTATCAGCCAGTCGTTACGTCCCGACTTGATCAATGGAGCTTACCGACAGGAAACCGACCAGGCAGCCGTTGACCCTGAGCTGGATGCAGACAGTAAACGGACGTTGGATTCGAAAGTGCCTGACACGCTCTAA
- a CDS encoding RimK family alpha-L-glutamate ligase, with amino-acid sequence MILIAGIVSEDPTAQVIESAEALGIDFAVFNQRDAGHYELHTSLTNNCLKADLCIAGQWIDLMALDGIYVRMMPPETFPDTYVNGTRHSLTPDMKQRRFFINTVFSQLTDFLPVRVMNRPEAMGSNFSKPYQLATIREIGLGVPATLITNQPAAVNAFEEEQGSLIFKSISSTRSIVKVLDASYRTRLNHLSALPTQFQACLQGHNIRVHVVGDQLFSAHISSTNVDYRYAHSAGGQTTMYPVELPERVQKQCFALSKQLNLPLCGIDLFQTDSGEYYCFEVNPSPGYTYFQHEAGLPISDAIVRYLSTGTAR; translated from the coding sequence ATGATTCTCATTGCGGGTATTGTCTCCGAAGATCCTACGGCGCAGGTTATTGAAAGCGCAGAAGCCTTAGGCATTGATTTTGCCGTGTTCAACCAGCGGGATGCGGGTCATTATGAATTGCACACTAGTCTAACGAACAATTGTCTCAAGGCTGATTTATGCATTGCCGGACAGTGGATCGACCTGATGGCACTCGATGGGATTTATGTACGCATGATGCCACCGGAAACCTTCCCCGATACGTATGTTAACGGTACACGTCATTCGCTCACGCCCGATATGAAGCAGCGACGTTTTTTTATCAATACCGTGTTCAGCCAGCTTACGGACTTTCTGCCGGTGCGGGTCATGAATCGACCCGAAGCGATGGGCTCGAATTTTTCAAAACCCTATCAGCTCGCAACAATTCGAGAGATAGGCTTGGGAGTTCCAGCTACTCTGATAACCAATCAGCCAGCCGCCGTTAACGCGTTTGAAGAAGAACAGGGTTCCCTAATTTTTAAGTCGATCAGTTCGACCCGGTCAATTGTAAAAGTACTCGACGCAAGCTATCGGACCCGCCTGAACCATCTGTCGGCATTACCAACACAGTTTCAGGCCTGCCTGCAAGGGCACAATATTCGGGTGCATGTTGTGGGTGATCAGCTTTTTTCAGCTCATATCAGCAGCACAAACGTTGACTATCGGTATGCTCATTCAGCCGGAGGGCAAACAACGATGTATCCGGTTGAGTTACCTGAACGTGTGCAAAAACAGTGCTTTGCACTATCGAAACAACTAAATTTACCACTGTGTGGAATTGATCTTTTCCAGACCGATTCAGGTGAATACTATTGTTTTGAAGTCAATCCGTCGCCCGGTTATACTTATTTTCAACATGAGGCCGGGTTACCTATTTCAGATGCTATTGTGCGTTACCTTTCTACGGGTACTGCCCGGTAA
- a CDS encoding sugar phosphate isomerase/epimerase translates to MLSRRNFLVAAGSLAAGLPFSSAQALGNYPIGIQLYTVREWMNQDPVGTLKQLAAIGYTLLESYQGDKGIYFGLKPAEFTKIAHDLGMTLFASHFNLGKTAETSITQAAEVGLKYMIVPYNKLTDLETTKRAVDEYTRLGELCKKHGVQFGYHNHGYDFETFDGVVPYELFLKQIDPKLMIMEMELYWFARMNIDPLTYIQNYPGRFPIWHVKDMDKQDRTANTEVGKGSIDYKRLFKHAKQAGLQYSIVEQDGHFHPSVWPSLTTSFGATKVLGR, encoded by the coding sequence ATGCTTTCACGTCGAAATTTTCTTGTCGCAGCCGGGTCACTGGCAGCCGGACTCCCCTTTAGCTCTGCCCAGGCCCTGGGTAATTACCCGATTGGTATTCAGCTCTACACCGTTCGGGAGTGGATGAATCAGGACCCCGTTGGAACGCTCAAACAATTAGCTGCCATTGGCTATACCTTACTCGAATCCTACCAGGGCGACAAAGGCATATATTTTGGTCTGAAACCCGCTGAGTTTACCAAAATAGCCCATGATCTGGGAATGACGCTTTTTGCCAGTCACTTTAACCTGGGTAAAACGGCCGAAACCTCGATCACACAAGCCGCCGAAGTAGGACTCAAGTACATGATCGTTCCGTATAACAAACTGACTGATCTGGAAACAACCAAGCGGGCGGTGGATGAATATACCCGGTTAGGTGAGTTATGCAAAAAACACGGCGTTCAGTTCGGCTATCATAATCATGGGTACGACTTTGAAACCTTCGATGGCGTTGTACCCTATGAGTTGTTTCTGAAACAGATTGATCCCAAGCTGATGATCATGGAGATGGAGCTCTACTGGTTTGCCCGTATGAATATTGACCCTCTGACGTACATTCAGAACTATCCGGGTCGTTTTCCCATCTGGCATGTCAAGGATATGGACAAGCAGGACCGTACGGCCAATACAGAGGTTGGAAAAGGAAGTATTGATTATAAACGACTCTTTAAACACGCTAAACAAGCGGGCTTACAGTACTCCATCGTGGAACAGGATGGCCATTTCCACCCCTCAGTATGGCCTAGTTTAACCACTAGTTTTGGCGCAACAAAAGTCCTGGGTCGATAA
- a CDS encoding RES family NAD+ phosphorylase — MKVYRILKEPYWHDPLSVIGAEMAGGRWNPSGIGILYTATSPALALLETLVHFPKIPYDQLPALRIFTLQIPDGEVRWIYPELLPDEWAYPTALPLTQSIFAEWLQSPLDLGIGVPSAVMDISHNVLLHPKHRLYQDITILGSQDLILNQRLWNNPTTY, encoded by the coding sequence GTGAAAGTCTATCGCATTTTAAAAGAGCCTTATTGGCATGATCCGTTATCGGTGATTGGGGCCGAGATGGCCGGTGGACGTTGGAATCCATCGGGTATAGGTATTCTCTATACAGCTACTTCACCAGCTTTAGCGTTGCTGGAAACGTTAGTTCATTTCCCTAAAATACCCTATGACCAGCTTCCTGCCTTGCGCATCTTCACGTTACAAATTCCAGACGGTGAGGTCCGATGGATATATCCTGAATTGTTGCCCGATGAGTGGGCTTATCCAACGGCTTTACCCTTAACGCAGTCAATTTTTGCGGAGTGGCTGCAAAGTCCACTTGACCTGGGAATAGGCGTACCGTCAGCGGTTATGGATATCTCTCACAATGTGCTATTGCATCCCAAACACCGCCTATATCAGGACATAACTATTTTGGGTAGTCAAGATCTGATTCTGAATCAGCGCTTATGGAACAATCCAACCACCTATTGA
- a CDS encoding antitoxin Xre-like helix-turn-helix domain-containing protein translates to MVTPSIKQSGLGWGFSTTDLILQARQKLPRSRVDEVALLGGLTKKQMALVLGITERNLYNHHQGELSVPLSERLLLLEKLFQHGLAIFDGHREGFYNWLRTPLAELATPEVGFAPPVTDYVPRPMAEMGTKQAPTDLSAAAQARRERLANPGVVARESMPPYPTPLSLLDTVTGCKLVDNVFTRIESGVFS, encoded by the coding sequence ATGGTGACGCCATCCATAAAGCAGTCTGGTCTTGGCTGGGGCTTTTCAACCACTGATCTAATTCTACAGGCTCGTCAGAAGTTACCCCGTAGCCGGGTCGACGAAGTAGCCCTATTAGGAGGTTTAACCAAAAAGCAGATGGCGCTTGTTTTGGGGATCACCGAACGAAATTTATATAATCATCATCAAGGGGAATTATCCGTTCCACTTTCTGAACGGCTATTATTGCTGGAGAAATTATTTCAGCACGGACTGGCTATCTTTGATGGGCACCGGGAGGGATTTTACAACTGGCTTCGTACACCCTTAGCTGAGTTGGCAACGCCTGAGGTAGGTTTTGCTCCCCCTGTAACAGACTATGTCCCCCGCCCCATGGCCGAGATGGGTACGAAGCAAGCGCCCACCGACCTGTCGGCGGCCGCGCAGGCCCGTCGGGAGCGATTGGCCAATCCTGGCGTAGTTGCCAGAGAATCTATGCCGCCTTATCCGACTCCTTTATCGTTACTGGATACGGTGACTGGGTGTAAACTGGTTGATAATGTCTTTACCCGCATCGAGTCCGGGGTATTTAGCTAA
- a CDS encoding VOC family protein, translating to MSFYKCVKITLMVLGGALSALGQSNFASKTIGVGVVVADLERSLDFYVNGIGMVKTGSFTINEEFGKRSGLTNGVATNVTILKLENSPEATDWKLMSLGSKPAHPKPKHIQDDTGMQYITIQVKALQPIIDRLTQLKVPFLGSTPTPLNAKAHFVFVQDPDGTFIELIGPLQ from the coding sequence ATGTCTTTTTATAAATGTGTCAAAATAACACTAATGGTACTTGGGGGTGCACTGAGTGCTCTGGGGCAATCCAATTTTGCCAGCAAAACAATTGGCGTAGGGGTTGTTGTCGCCGACCTCGAACGCTCGCTTGACTTTTACGTGAATGGCATCGGTATGGTCAAAACTGGCAGCTTTACCATCAATGAAGAGTTTGGCAAACGTTCCGGCCTGACCAATGGTGTAGCCACGAACGTAACCATCCTGAAGCTCGAAAACAGCCCGGAAGCCACCGACTGGAAATTGATGAGTTTGGGAAGTAAACCAGCGCATCCGAAGCCCAAACATATTCAAGATGACACGGGCATGCAGTATATCACCATTCAGGTGAAAGCTCTGCAACCCATCATCGACCGGCTTACGCAACTGAAGGTGCCGTTTCTGGGTAGCACCCCCACACCCCTGAATGCCAAAGCGCACTTTGTTTTTGTGCAGGATCCCGACGGTACGTTCATCGAGTTAATTGGTCCGCTTCAATAA
- a CDS encoding excinuclease ABC subunit UvrA has product MARRTNANDQDDKTTSGFVRVRGAREHNLKNIDVSIPRNQLVVFSGVSGSGKSSLAFGTLYAEAQRRYLESVSPYARRLIDQVGVPDVDAIDGLPPAVALQQQRGTPNARSTVGSLTTLSSLVRMLYSRVGTYPPRQTMLYAEDFSFNTPQGACPRCHGMGRVHTMTEASMVPDPSLTIRQRAIAAWPTAWGGQNLRDILVSLGYDIDIPWKDLPKKDRQWILFTDEQPTVPVYAGLTPAQTRQAQRLKMEPSYQGTFSSAKRNLEHTLAHTDSAAMRKRVLQFMISSPCPVCQGKRLKPEALSVTFAGYDIADLSHLSLDQLADVIKPAANGEFAADRNSSTSLVSRQAAKAALDTRVQAGGSAHKGAPDVRRTDDLSPEKRIAAERLCGDLLDRLTTLIELGLGYLSLDRSTPTCSSGELQRLRLATQLSSQLFGVIYVLDEPTAGLHPADGHALFDALDRLKASGNSLFVVEHDVELMRRADWLVDVGPEAGSAGGRILYSGEPQGLRQVSESRTRPYLFEETARLAPPNRPPQGWLRLEGVRRNNLQGVTVSFPLGCFTAVTGVSGSGKSSLVSQSLLDLVAAHLGMRREEAEEDTLENTPTEKTIGQLGGNVKAIQRLIEVDQKPIGRTPRSNLATYTGLFDQVRKLFAATPEARRRHFDAGRFSFNVAKGRCPTCEGEGQVSIELLFMPSVYAPCPTCHGTRYNEKTLEINWNGKSIADVLGMTVEEACLFFAQEALVLRSLDTLRDIGLGYLKLGQSATELSGGEAQRIKLSTELQRTQRGTTLYVLDEPTTGLHPRDVDRLLVQLNRLVDAGNTVIVVEHDMRTVAQCDWVIDVGPGAGNHGGTIVAAGTPAEIAVCQASHTAPFLANILKPELSPP; this is encoded by the coding sequence ATGGCTCGACGAACAAACGCCAACGACCAGGACGATAAAACAACATCCGGATTTGTCCGCGTGCGGGGGGCTCGTGAGCACAACCTCAAAAATATCGACGTCTCCATACCACGCAATCAGCTGGTGGTTTTCAGCGGTGTTTCTGGCTCGGGCAAGTCGTCCCTGGCTTTCGGCACCCTCTATGCCGAAGCACAGCGACGCTATCTTGAATCGGTTTCCCCCTATGCCAGACGGCTCATCGATCAGGTCGGCGTGCCGGATGTCGATGCCATTGACGGCCTGCCACCCGCCGTTGCCCTCCAGCAGCAACGCGGCACGCCCAATGCCCGCTCAACGGTAGGTAGTCTGACGACACTCTCGAGCCTGGTGCGTATGCTCTACTCGCGCGTGGGTACGTACCCCCCCCGGCAGACGATGCTCTATGCTGAGGATTTTTCCTTCAACACCCCCCAGGGGGCTTGTCCCCGTTGTCATGGCATGGGCCGCGTGCATACCATGACCGAAGCGTCGATGGTTCCCGATCCGTCGCTGACCATTCGCCAGCGGGCCATTGCTGCTTGGCCCACGGCCTGGGGCGGTCAGAACCTGCGCGATATTTTAGTCTCGCTGGGCTATGACATCGACATACCCTGGAAAGACCTGCCCAAAAAAGACCGACAGTGGATTCTCTTTACGGACGAGCAGCCGACGGTTCCCGTCTATGCGGGCCTCACCCCGGCCCAAACGCGTCAGGCTCAGCGACTGAAGATGGAACCGAGCTATCAGGGAACCTTCAGCAGCGCCAAACGAAATCTGGAGCACACGCTGGCCCATACCGACAGTGCCGCCATGCGCAAACGCGTGTTGCAGTTTATGATCAGTAGCCCCTGCCCGGTATGCCAGGGCAAGCGCTTAAAGCCCGAGGCCCTTTCGGTTACCTTCGCCGGTTACGACATCGCTGATCTTTCGCATCTCTCCTTGGACCAACTAGCAGACGTCATCAAGCCTGCCGCGAATGGTGAGTTTGCCGCCGACAGGAATTCGTCAACGTCGCTGGTGAGTCGCCAGGCGGCCAAAGCTGCGCTGGATACTCGTGTGCAGGCCGGTGGCTCAGCGCACAAGGGTGCCCCTGATGTGCGCCGTACCGATGATCTCTCGCCGGAAAAGCGCATCGCTGCCGAGCGCCTGTGCGGTGATCTGCTGGATCGCCTGACAACGCTCATTGAGTTGGGCCTGGGTTATCTGTCGCTTGACCGCAGTACGCCCACCTGCTCATCCGGTGAGTTACAGCGGCTGCGGCTGGCCACCCAACTTTCCTCCCAGCTTTTTGGGGTCATCTATGTGCTGGACGAGCCGACAGCCGGGCTGCACCCGGCCGATGGCCACGCGCTCTTCGACGCCCTGGACAGGCTCAAAGCGTCGGGTAACTCGCTCTTCGTGGTCGAACATGACGTTGAGTTGATGCGCCGTGCCGATTGGCTCGTTGATGTTGGCCCTGAAGCAGGCAGCGCGGGCGGGCGCATTCTCTACAGTGGAGAACCACAAGGCCTTAGGCAGGTCAGCGAGTCCCGCACCCGGCCCTACCTGTTTGAGGAAACAGCCCGGCTGGCGCCCCCCAACCGTCCCCCTCAAGGCTGGCTACGTCTGGAAGGAGTCCGACGAAATAATCTTCAGGGGGTGACCGTTTCGTTTCCGTTGGGTTGCTTTACTGCCGTGACCGGTGTCTCGGGCTCGGGCAAATCCAGCCTGGTGAGCCAGTCTCTGCTGGATCTGGTGGCAGCGCATCTGGGAATGAGACGGGAAGAGGCTGAGGAAGATACGCTGGAAAATACCCCCACCGAAAAAACCATTGGTCAACTGGGGGGCAATGTCAAGGCCATCCAGCGCCTGATTGAGGTGGATCAAAAACCAATCGGACGAACCCCACGCTCCAACCTGGCCACCTATACCGGGCTTTTTGATCAGGTCCGCAAACTCTTTGCCGCCACACCGGAGGCCCGTCGGAGACACTTCGATGCCGGCCGTTTTTCCTTCAACGTCGCCAAAGGGCGGTGCCCAACCTGTGAGGGCGAAGGCCAGGTCAGCATCGAGCTGCTGTTCATGCCGAGCGTGTATGCCCCCTGTCCGACCTGTCATGGCACACGCTATAACGAAAAGACGCTGGAAATTAACTGGAACGGCAAATCCATTGCGGATGTGCTGGGCATGACGGTTGAAGAAGCCTGCCTGTTTTTTGCTCAGGAAGCGTTGGTGTTGCGGTCCCTCGACACGCTACGGGATATTGGCCTGGGCTATCTCAAGCTTGGGCAAAGCGCGACCGAGCTTTCCGGCGGGGAGGCCCAGCGCATCAAGCTCTCCACCGAACTGCAACGCACGCAACGGGGCACCACCCTCTACGTGTTGGACGAGCCGACCACCGGCCTGCATCCGCGTGATGTCGACCGTCTTTTGGTTCAGCTGAACCGCCTGGTTGATGCGGGCAATACCGTTATCGTCGTCGAGCATGATATGCGTACGGTGGCCCAGTGTGATTGGGTTATCGACGTGGGACCCGGAGCGGGAAATCACGGCGGCACGATCGTTGCGGCAGGCACACCCGCTGAGATTGCCGTGTGTCAGGCAAGCCACACGGCTCCTTTCCTGGCGAACATCCTGAAGCCAGAGCTAAGTCCCCCCTAA
- a CDS encoding putative quinol monooxygenase: protein MEKLSLLARVQAKPGQEATVENFLKEAVGMAQLEEGTIRWYAFKINENTFGIFDTFATEDDRQAHLNGEIAKALLANADALLSAPPVIEHLELLAVK from the coding sequence ATGGAAAAACTGTCATTACTGGCTCGCGTTCAAGCAAAACCTGGCCAAGAAGCTACTGTCGAGAACTTTCTCAAAGAAGCCGTGGGCATGGCTCAACTGGAAGAGGGCACCATTCGTTGGTATGCCTTCAAGATCAATGAGAATACGTTTGGCATTTTCGACACATTTGCCACCGAAGACGACCGGCAAGCCCATCTGAACGGGGAGATTGCCAAGGCGTTGCTGGCCAATGCTGATGCGCTACTGAGTGCGCCCCCTGTGATTGAACACCTTGAATTACTTGCCGTTAAGTAA